CACATCATTCgtgacgacatcaaaagttcaatgtatgagaaaaaaacttaattcacatcgATGTTTCCTGCACTCCAACCCCTTTATAACTTAATTGAATAAAAACTGATTAATCGGTAAAGCATAAACATAAAACACACGTATAACTGTTTCTGTCAAgaggaaaaggggggggggttacTATATACACGTAAAAATAAATCACTGTTCGTACGAGTGTGGGTAGTAACCCTCCATTGATAGAAACAAGTGTCCGTGATGCAATATCTTGATTGTTGTTTTATCAACAATGCTAGATTGCTATAGTTGCTTATGAttcagtggcaaatgtttcatgtatTTTCAGGACGAAAACATTACAATACATACAAAAGGTAAGTCCTATAAAAGAATTGTCCAGGATATCATGAAAAGCTGGAAATTTGAACTGTTAGAAATGAGGATACATTGGTAAGGGAAAACATGACACGTACGTACTCTCTAAGAGTTGTTACAATGGGCACATAGCATGAGACTCTCTTTACACAAACGGCATCGATTCGAATTGCATGCCTCGTTCACACGGACATTTAGTTCGAATtgaatgcgaatcgaattcgcttatcgcgttcacacactcttcttttttaattcgaattgattcgCATTAACATACGAATTAGTCAATTCGCATTAGAAATACGTTTTTGTTAACTACGAATTAAAAAAGCTAACGTCGTTTGGACAGTAAAGCGAATTTGACGCGCACTGTAATTTTTGACAAGAGTTTATCCGCCTATCGGAATGATACCTCATTTAATCGATCAGTGATATTTAGGTTACGTGATTAGGTttgtttttcagatattgtcagCAGTAGCAGAACtacatttgatgtatggaatgaATGTAATTATAGGAACATGGCTGTCTGGCAGTCTTCATcctaccttgacctcattagaTTGTCCactggtcaatgttaagtttttgtgtgttGGTCTGTTTTTCAGATACTATACGCAGTAGgacaactatatttgatgtatgatAATGGGATGAATGTTATTggtacatgtctgtctgtcaGCTTTCATcctaccttgacctcatttgtaTAGTTCaatggtcaatgttaagtttttgtgttttggtctgtttttcaagTACTTGATGCAATAGGTCAAATGTGTTTGGTATATATGGAATGAAATTTTATGTGCATATTTCTGTCTGTTAGCTTTAATCTGGCCTTGGTCTAATTTCATGTTTCATTGGTCAAAGTCAAGtttgtgttttgtctgttttcaACTACCATACGCAAtgggtcaactatatttggcgTATATGTCTGTCTGATACAATTAAGTGACCTCAACATTGTCATATACTTAAAATGTTCAGGTCTGTAATGCTTATAGTAAAACTTTAATCTTTAGGATGCTCAGCATATAACTAATAAGCATGCATATAACCAATAAGTAAAGCATGCAAAATGTTTCTGCGTGTGCACTTTTGTTCACCTGTTCCCGGTAGTTTCAATATGGTTTTTAAATCTTGTGTTAATCTGTTTTATGTTTCACTGTAATCACCCTTTGTAATATGGTTCCAATGACAGAGGTCCTATGAAACAGTTATCTTTTGAAACTGATTTTCTGTTTACAATGTTCATTATCATCAAATATGAGAAAGCCTTCAAACTGATTCTATTTCACTGCAACTTGTGAGTCTGTAAATTTGTAGACGAAAATCGTATCTAGCAAACCAAACCTGTTATTTTCGATGAGCTTTTAgctttgccagacaagctgcgaatccgagattactctgacttCCAACGGCTAATTAACAAGACATAATTTTCTGCTTGCAATGttccaaaaatatcttcaaatttgAGTAAGCCTTCAAACTGATTCTATTTCACTGCAACTTGTGAGTCTGTAAATTTGTAGACGAAATCACATCTAGCGTACCAAATCTATTATTTTCGATGAGCTTTTTGCTTTGCCAGACAAGCCGCGAATCCGAGATAACTCTGACTTCCAACGGCTAATTTACAAGACATAATTTTCTGTTTGCAATGttccaaaaatatcttcaaatttgAGTAAGCCTTCAAACTGATTCTATTTCACTGCAACTTGTGAGTCTGTAAATTTGTAGACGAAATCACATCTAGCGTACCAAATCTATTATTTTCGATGAGCTTTTTGCTTTGCCAGACAAGCCGCGAATCCGAGATAACTCTGACTTCCAACGGCTAATTTACAAGACATAATTTTCTGTTTGCAATGttccaaaaatatcttcaaatttgAGTAAGCCTTCAAACTGAATCTATTTCACTGCAACTTGTGAGTCTGTAAATTTGTAGACGCAAATCACATCTAGCGTACCAAATCTGTTATTTTCGATGAGCTTTTTGCTTTGCCAGACAAACTGCGAATCCGAGATTATTCTGACTTCCAACGGCTAATTTACAAGACACATGGCAAAAAAGTCGTTGGACGTCAGAGAAATCTCGCAGCTTGTCTGACAAAACAGCCGTAGGACTCACAGTAATCTCGCAGCTTGTCTGGCACAATAGCCGTTGGATGTCAGAGTAATCTTAGACTACCTCTGAGGGCTGATGGAGCTGGATCGTAATTAACCTGTGGGTTGTAGCAGATGTTGTGGTGAAATATTGCATGCATGGTCAGGACAACTTTctgataaattatatgaaacattaaattttcatatttcaatagtTCGTCAGTAACTTTAcgttctttttatataaataaatgtatacacatCAAAGCAATGTAATTATAGAGATtgcaataaaatgaataataatgcttttaaaaaaaaattctgactaATTCACAtcattgtaaaataacaaaaatgctgACCAAAACGATTGTCTAAAACAAAGCAAAAACTCTTTAAATATCAGGAACTAGTGTTCAACAGTTTTAACACTTCATCATAAACTTTCACTGACCCAGCATAATTATTGTGTTCTATGTTTTTAAGTTGACTGATATATTCCTCTGGTAAATTACTCTGAATAGCACCTCTTATTATAATATCCATATATTGTGGAGATGGCCTCATATCCCAGTCACTAGGGACAGTGGTTGGTTCCAATAGATAAGTTCTACAAGTAAGAGGACTTCGGTCTTCGGATATCACATCAACATTTAAAGCTTTGTAAATACCTTCTTGCCTgaaacaacacacaacacacaGGTTCAAAGTAacaataaatttctattttcaataaatatataaatgcaatGATTTGTAACTTAAATGTACCttcttaaatttcatttatttaccataaaagaGTAagggtggatccagccattttcaaaaataatgaaatgtgGTATGCcggattgccagtgagacatttacaaaaatgatttatatccACCAAAGTACTAGTGAAGTGAAAGTAAGCAACTGTCTTTGCTCAAAAGATCGGTACGAAGCACATAAGTAAGAGGACTCGAAGTTACTGATAGCTATaacaaataacaactaataaataaataaaattcccCGAAGACGTCTTAGCTTTATTATTTTCGCTCCCGTTTTCTGATCTATGTCGCGTGGGAGCGATGAGAGATaggtttttaattagattgctcAGATACTTTCTTCTTTCTTATACATATACTTTGATACCTGTCTAAAGAAGGTATGTCCTCAACACCAAGTTCCCAAACTGTTCCCCATACAGAACTTCCTTTAGCAGGTGCTATTGTTGCTGCGGCACCATTCCATCTTGATGTTTTCGGATTTATCGTAATAAAGAATGATAATCTAAAAtcctaaatataaaattatatgtataCAGGAGTAAAATACAACGAAACTAAATCTTACTCTTAATTaatgtttatagatataggaagatgtggtgtgagtgccaatgagacaactctccatccaaataacaatttaaaaagtaaaccattataggttaaagtacggccttcaactgggagccttggctcacaccgaacaacaagctataaagggccccaaaattactagtgtaaaaccattcaaacgggaaaaccaacggtctaatatgttttgtttattaattcaCCAcctatgggcattatgttttttggtcgGGCGTCCAGTCGTATGTCCGTTCGTCCGTATGTTCCGCTTCAgatttaagtttttggtcaaggtaccACTATATGTAAATACCTATCATgacaataatgttttaaaaaaaattaaacggcTAGTGATAACTGTATAATAGTAAAGCGGTCATTATATTTTATGTCACATATTTGCATATTATTCTAAGTCTCcttaaaaattaatacatatttGAATCATAGAAATTCAATGTAAAGACTATCTTACCATTAACTTAGCTGTTGTTTTGTAAACTGCAGTAGGATTCTTAAGTTGAAGACGTTGTTTCAGTAAGTTGCTTCCATAAGCAAAATATAAGAACTTTTCTGAAATGATACATTTATATTTGCGACATTTCACGGCTTATTTTGcctttacccccccccccctttttttttgagTCTTTAGGTCAATATTTGCTGCTTCTCCGACTCTGTTTAGTGCAAAGTATTTAGAGCAGAAGATCGActgttatacattttaaatgtttagcTGTATGACAAGTAAGTACTAGTGAGCCTTGAGTAGTGACACTCATCTGATGAGCCATTCCTGGAGGAAGAAGAATTGCGATAAATTGAATAGGCCTAATAGTATTGggaaattctataaaaatacAGCTGATTGTGACAGATACGACAATAAGTACTAATGGGCGTATTTAACGCATCTGTTAAATTAGTCAAGCCATGTTCTCAgtaaataacttttatttttcactatattattttctgttgtttctGAAAATAAGGCAGTGAGGCTGCATGGACAACTGACTGTTTAATAAAATTGGCGAACGGTAGTTGGTATCAAAGAAATTGGTGAAAATGGAGGTGGGAAACTTTAATTGTAAAGATATTTAATTTCCGGCTAAAGTTGCAATACCCGACCCTAACAATTTCCTATCATAGACtttatattaacatgattaacttaaaaataaagacaGTGTGTCAGCCGGGTCAGATATGCCATGTATAAGTTTGAGGAGAGGGAGAGAAAAGCACTTGGCGATTGAAAACCAGCCAGTGCATCTTAcagtgtttcttttttttaaagatcataATTTTTAAGAGTGGTGGGTCAAATTCTAGAACAATTAAATATTCGGTagaataatttatgaaaatttgaaacaatcAAAAGGTAGCATTTTTCagcatttacaaatgtaaatatttaaagcaataaCATGCATTAGCCGATATCGGATCATATAAATATTATCTACCTGTAGTCATTGCTaacatttaatacatgtatagattccaaaactcaaattaaattttagtatatataaaggtgCGTTTGAATAAACACCTCGAACATTACTAACAGTAGtctaaaaatatttacttacattgtaaatttacattaaaaaaatcaggttGTCTTCATTAAACGTGTTAGAAAGCTGCAAATTATGAAAGATATGTTAAATGCTTTAATAAGAAAATTACcc
This is a stretch of genomic DNA from Mytilus trossulus isolate FHL-02 chromosome 6, PNRI_Mtr1.1.1.hap1, whole genome shotgun sequence. It encodes these proteins:
- the LOC134723383 gene encoding gamma-glutamylcyclotransferase-like, whose protein sequence is MLAMTTEKFLYFAYGSNLLKQRLQLKNPTAVYKTTAKLMDFRLSFFITINPKTSRWNGAAATIAPAKGSSVWGTVWELGVEDIPSLDRQEGIYKALNVDVISEDRSPLTCRTYLLEPTTVPSDWDMRPSPQYMDIIIRGAIQSNLPEEYISQLKNIEHNNYAGSVKVYDEVLKLLNTSS